Proteins from one Microbacterium sp. Root553 genomic window:
- a CDS encoding DUF5107 domain-containing protein, whose product MTEEQTSAHADHETLVLPAAPAELQDALERGEAVAWRQPLAIRTYEADAPSVYPMYLDQRVYQGSSGRVYPLPFTEGVADQAVVREWDAVHLENEYVRLVVLPELGGRIHVGYDKTSDYDFFYRNNVIKPALVGLAGPWISGGVEFNWPQHHRPATYLPVETSIEVDEDGTVTVWCHDHDPFARMSAQHGVRLRAHSSVVELAVRLHNRTDERQSFLWWANVAARVHDDYQSFFPEDVRYVADHARRALTRFPAADREYYGVDYPGLAAEHPDADRIDWYRNIPVPTSYMIVDSTQDFFGGYDHAAGAGFVHWAERRVSPGKKQWTWGDAPFGHAWDAQLTDGDGPYVELMAGVYTDNQPDFTWILPGETKVFTQYWYPIPGIGVAHQATPDAAVHVDREGGVSASFAVTAPQAGATARILRGDVVVAARTQDLVPGVPLTVTAEGAGGIDAGDDVRVEVLSASGQVLVRWTPSVAAAEEPWVAEEPPLPDDIDSVEELYLTGLHLSQYRHPTRSPSGYWNAALQRDPGDARTNLALADRDYRAGDYARALERVERALARLTRRNANPADAEAFYLRGLILRRLGRHIEAEQAFGKAGWDGTWAAASGLALARSLASRQQNRAAVRVLDTLDGIVGHDTRRVALRAILQRRAGEHAAADALIADALVADPLDATLRVLAGRGIAPDAGLMLDVARDLRDAGALDDALRVLRDAAALPVTASGNVRPVAHYVAAQIHRTRGDETRAADERRRAREADLTWAFPFGLDALDALEAALAVDPDDAVAHSLLGMLLYAHGRRHAATAHGERAIALGRADAVLLRNAALAAYNISHDDARAEELYERAIAAAPRDARLRYEQDQLAARVGRTAAQRLDRLRSAEHLVLTRDDFTIEYIRLLVAEGEAARAHRILIDRRFRPWEGGEGQALAAWDAVHDALGLARADPPASLGEARAQYVPPAARRDDGSTDYFATSLPELLLFARETGDDGR is encoded by the coding sequence ATGACCGAGGAACAGACCTCCGCGCACGCGGATCACGAGACCCTCGTGCTGCCCGCGGCGCCCGCCGAGCTGCAGGACGCGCTCGAGCGCGGCGAGGCGGTGGCCTGGCGGCAGCCGCTCGCGATCCGCACATACGAGGCGGATGCGCCCAGCGTGTACCCGATGTACCTCGATCAGCGCGTCTACCAGGGGTCGAGCGGGCGGGTCTATCCGCTGCCCTTCACCGAGGGCGTCGCCGACCAGGCGGTCGTCCGCGAGTGGGATGCCGTGCACCTGGAGAACGAGTACGTGCGGCTGGTCGTGCTGCCCGAGCTCGGCGGTCGCATCCACGTCGGGTACGACAAGACGAGCGACTACGACTTCTTCTACCGCAACAACGTCATCAAGCCGGCCCTGGTCGGTCTCGCCGGGCCCTGGATCTCGGGCGGCGTCGAGTTCAACTGGCCGCAGCACCACCGCCCCGCCACCTACCTGCCGGTGGAGACCTCGATCGAGGTCGACGAGGACGGCACGGTGACGGTGTGGTGTCACGATCACGATCCGTTCGCCCGCATGTCGGCGCAGCACGGTGTGCGGCTGCGTGCGCACAGCTCGGTGGTCGAGCTCGCCGTGCGGCTGCACAACCGCACGGACGAGCGACAGTCGTTCCTGTGGTGGGCGAACGTCGCGGCGCGCGTGCACGACGACTACCAATCGTTCTTCCCGGAGGACGTGCGCTACGTCGCGGACCACGCACGTCGCGCGCTGACGCGGTTCCCCGCCGCCGATCGCGAGTACTACGGGGTGGACTACCCGGGGCTGGCCGCCGAGCATCCGGATGCCGATCGCATCGACTGGTATCGCAACATCCCGGTGCCGACGTCGTACATGATCGTCGACAGCACCCAGGACTTCTTCGGCGGGTACGACCATGCCGCGGGGGCCGGGTTCGTGCACTGGGCCGAGCGGCGGGTGTCGCCGGGCAAGAAGCAGTGGACCTGGGGTGATGCGCCCTTCGGGCACGCCTGGGACGCGCAGCTGACCGACGGCGACGGGCCGTACGTCGAGCTCATGGCGGGCGTCTACACCGACAACCAGCCCGACTTCACCTGGATCCTCCCCGGCGAGACGAAGGTGTTCACGCAGTATTGGTACCCGATCCCGGGCATCGGCGTCGCCCACCAGGCGACACCGGATGCGGCGGTGCACGTCGACCGCGAGGGAGGGGTCTCGGCCTCGTTCGCGGTGACCGCACCGCAGGCGGGAGCCACCGCGCGCATCCTCCGCGGCGACGTGGTGGTCGCCGCGCGGACGCAGGATCTCGTGCCCGGAGTGCCGCTCACGGTCACGGCGGAGGGCGCGGGCGGGATCGATGCGGGAGACGACGTCAGGGTTGAGGTGCTCAGCGCCTCCGGACAGGTGCTCGTGCGCTGGACCCCGTCGGTCGCCGCGGCCGAGGAGCCGTGGGTGGCCGAGGAGCCTCCGCTCCCCGACGACATCGATTCCGTCGAGGAGCTGTATCTGACCGGGCTGCACCTCAGCCAGTACCGCCACCCCACGCGATCGCCGTCGGGCTACTGGAACGCCGCCCTGCAGCGGGATCCCGGCGACGCGCGCACCAACCTCGCCCTCGCCGACCGCGACTACCGGGCCGGCGACTACGCGCGCGCCCTCGAGCGGGTCGAGCGGGCGCTGGCGCGGCTCACCCGGCGCAACGCGAATCCGGCCGATGCCGAGGCCTTCTACCTGCGGGGCCTGATCCTGCGCCGGCTCGGCCGCCACATCGAGGCCGAGCAGGCGTTCGGCAAGGCGGGGTGGGACGGAACCTGGGCGGCGGCGTCAGGGCTCGCCCTCGCCCGATCGCTCGCCTCGCGTCAGCAGAACCGCGCGGCGGTGCGCGTGCTCGACACCCTCGACGGCATCGTCGGCCACGACACCCGCAGGGTCGCGTTGCGGGCCATCCTCCAGCGGCGCGCGGGGGAGCACGCCGCCGCCGACGCGCTGATCGCCGATGCCCTGGTCGCCGATCCCCTCGATGCGACCCTGCGGGTGCTGGCCGGCCGGGGGATCGCACCCGACGCGGGCCTCATGCTCGACGTCGCACGGGACCTGCGCGACGCGGGCGCCCTCGACGACGCCCTGCGTGTGCTCCGGGATGCGGCGGCACTGCCCGTGACCGCGAGCGGCAACGTGCGGCCGGTCGCCCACTACGTCGCGGCGCAGATCCACCGCACGCGGGGTGACGAGACCCGGGCCGCCGACGAGCGTCGCCGCGCTCGCGAGGCCGACCTGACCTGGGCGTTCCCGTTCGGGCTCGACGCGCTCGATGCGCTGGAAGCGGCGCTGGCGGTCGACCCGGACGATGCGGTCGCCCACTCGCTGCTCGGCATGCTGCTGTACGCCCACGGCCGTCGTCACGCGGCGACTGCGCACGGGGAGCGGGCGATCGCCCTCGGGCGTGCGGATGCCGTGCTCCTGCGCAACGCCGCGCTCGCCGCCTACAACATCAGCCACGACGATGCTCGCGCGGAGGAGCTGTACGAGCGCGCGATCGCCGCCGCGCCGCGCGACGCCCGACTCCGTTACGAGCAGGACCAGCTCGCCGCCCGCGTGGGGCGCACCGCGGCGCAGCGGCTCGACCGCCTGCGCTCCGCGGAGCACCTGGTGCTGACCCGCGACGACTTCACGATCGAGTACATCAGGCTGCTGGTGGCCGAGGGCGAGGCGGCACGCGCCCACCGCATCCTCATCGATCGTCGCTTCCGCCCCTGGGAGGGGGGAGAGGGGCAGGCGCTCGCCGCGTGGGATGCCGTGCACGACGCGCTCGGCCTCGCGCGTGCCGACCCGCCGGCGTCGCTCGGCGAGGCCAGGGCGCAGTACGTGCCGCCGGCCGCCCGCCGCGACGACGGCTCGACGGACTACTTCGCGACGAGTCTTCCCGAGCTGCTGCTCTTCGCCAGGGAGACCGGCGACGACGGGCGGTGA
- a CDS encoding helix-turn-helix domain-containing protein: protein MDETAIPPERSGRPDGFRNQRLCVVPRPQIEAALSRTVTRRLLVTDAGYFPAASGHRRIRAHGAAETIVILCVAGSGTVRLGEEEHPMTPGACVTIPAGVPHDYRASLDDPWTIWWMHVRGTDVAELTGPLLGIPRPLTRLRAVDGAVALFDELVGHLERRVSPAQLLAASGVAWHLLTRLAADSILPAEGSPLERAMRFLETRVDSNIPVAELAGMVGLSSSHLSAMFRRATGGGPGAFHTAVKMARARTLLDTTSSTVTEVAAAVGYSDPLYFSRHFRRVHGMNPTTYRAQHKG from the coding sequence ATGGACGAAACAGCGATACCACCCGAGCGGAGCGGACGGCCGGACGGCTTCCGCAATCAGCGACTGTGCGTCGTGCCGCGACCCCAGATCGAGGCGGCGCTCTCGCGAACCGTCACCCGCAGGCTGCTGGTGACCGACGCGGGGTATTTCCCCGCCGCGTCCGGTCATCGCCGGATCCGCGCGCATGGAGCCGCCGAGACCATCGTGATCCTCTGCGTCGCGGGCTCGGGGACCGTGCGCCTCGGCGAGGAGGAGCACCCGATGACGCCCGGTGCCTGCGTGACCATCCCCGCGGGGGTGCCGCACGACTACCGGGCATCGCTCGACGATCCATGGACGATCTGGTGGATGCACGTGCGCGGCACCGACGTGGCCGAGCTCACCGGCCCGCTCCTCGGCATCCCCCGCCCGCTCACCCGGCTGCGCGCCGTCGACGGTGCCGTCGCGCTCTTCGACGAGCTCGTCGGACACCTCGAACGACGCGTGTCACCCGCGCAGCTGCTCGCGGCCTCGGGAGTGGCATGGCACCTGCTCACGCGCCTCGCCGCCGACAGCATCCTCCCCGCCGAGGGCTCACCGCTGGAGCGCGCCATGCGGTTCCTCGAGACCCGCGTCGACAGCAACATCCCGGTGGCAGAGCTCGCCGGCATGGTCGGGCTGTCGTCGTCGCACCTGAGCGCGATGTTCCGGCGCGCGACCGGAGGGGGGCCCGGCGCGTTCCACACCGCCGTCAAGATGGCGCGAGCGCGCACCCTGCTCGACACGACATCATCGACCGTGACCGAGGTCGCCGCAGCGGTCGGCTACAGCGATCCGCTCTACTTCTCCCGGCACTTCCGCCGGGTGCACGGCATGAATCCCACGACCTACCGCGCCCAGCACAAGGGGTGA
- a CDS encoding beta-galactosidase, whose amino-acid sequence MTTFDDAPQTPPAPFTVTVSAPPAVVPAPLEMGDDDTTAERLQLTSRFVTRNGEPWIPVMGEYHFSRDLPENWERELRKMKAGGISVLATYVLWIVHEEIRGELRWDGRRDLRRFIETADRVGLRVMLRIGPWAHGETRNGGFPDWLQALPIGHRSDDPAYLAVTRRWYGGIEEQVRGLFHTSENPEGPIIGIQVDNELYDDGPHLATLRALAEEVGMRASLWTATGWGGAQLPRGRVLPVYAGYSDGFWEESDTGWPDFGEMHFTYSTVRDDLSVGADLRAADVRAADLRGADLRGAAADEDSDAGLGADDPWPFVTCELGGGMAVAYHRRPLVDPDDVAALALTKMGSGSAWQGYYMYHGGLQVRGELSSTQESQATGYPNDVPVRDYDFFAPLGTVGAQRPHFHALRQQHLLLDAFGAALAPAATTIPTRIDGGPRWAVRSDGARGFLFLNNHQPAIAALPDLDGVHFDVRLGDHAITVPTAPIAVPGGAYAVWPLRQAYPGVPALTVTAQPITQITDGDRTVVLFAASEGIDVELQLEGVDAAEISGAEVRVEDEAVRAVPSLPPGLDCEVRIGDTILVFLDRKTAESVWRGDVDGRDTVILWPGGGWFDDDGFRAVLDDGAGVIGAFPALRDPDLAPLPAEGSVFARHAVAAGPAPLSLDVPAFGARPTVPVRTGGPSGRFSAPTDDDFADAATVEVHLPRGALEAGAGERSVLTLDWTGDVMRVMIGDSLIADQFWYGRPFEIDLTPHREVLATQPLTLNAFAWAARSPVYVAPRVRPGGGEDVLEIRSAVVRRTATASFR is encoded by the coding sequence ATGACCACGTTCGACGACGCCCCGCAGACGCCGCCCGCACCGTTCACCGTCACCGTCTCGGCGCCCCCGGCCGTGGTGCCCGCACCGCTCGAGATGGGTGACGACGACACGACCGCGGAGCGTCTCCAGCTGACCTCGCGCTTCGTGACGCGGAACGGTGAGCCGTGGATCCCGGTGATGGGGGAGTACCACTTCAGTCGCGACCTGCCCGAGAACTGGGAGCGCGAGCTGCGCAAGATGAAGGCCGGCGGCATCTCCGTGCTCGCCACCTACGTGCTGTGGATCGTGCACGAGGAGATCCGCGGCGAGCTGCGGTGGGACGGGCGGCGAGACCTGCGTCGGTTCATCGAGACGGCCGACAGGGTGGGGCTCCGGGTGATGCTGCGGATCGGCCCGTGGGCGCACGGCGAGACCCGCAACGGCGGCTTCCCGGACTGGTTGCAGGCGCTGCCGATCGGGCACCGCTCCGACGACCCGGCCTACCTCGCTGTCACACGGCGGTGGTACGGCGGCATCGAGGAGCAGGTGCGCGGCCTCTTCCACACGTCGGAGAATCCCGAGGGGCCGATCATCGGCATCCAGGTCGACAACGAGCTCTACGACGACGGTCCGCACCTGGCGACCCTGCGCGCCCTCGCCGAGGAGGTCGGCATGCGGGCGAGCCTGTGGACCGCGACCGGGTGGGGCGGAGCGCAGCTGCCGCGAGGCCGCGTGCTGCCGGTCTACGCCGGATACTCCGACGGCTTCTGGGAGGAGTCGGACACGGGGTGGCCGGACTTCGGAGAGATGCACTTCACCTACAGCACGGTCCGCGACGACCTCAGCGTCGGGGCGGATCTGCGGGCGGCGGATGTGCGGGCGGCGGATCTGCGGGGTGCGGATCTGCGGGGTGCGGCGGCCGATGAGGATTCGGATGCCGGTCTCGGCGCCGACGATCCCTGGCCGTTCGTGACGTGCGAGCTCGGCGGCGGCATGGCGGTGGCCTACCACCGGCGTCCGCTCGTCGACCCCGACGACGTGGCCGCCCTCGCGCTGACGAAGATGGGCAGCGGATCCGCGTGGCAGGGCTACTACATGTATCACGGCGGCCTGCAGGTGCGCGGCGAGCTGTCGTCGACGCAGGAGTCGCAGGCGACCGGGTACCCGAACGACGTGCCGGTGCGCGACTACGACTTCTTCGCACCGCTGGGCACCGTGGGTGCGCAGCGCCCGCACTTCCACGCGCTGCGGCAGCAGCATCTGCTTCTCGACGCCTTCGGCGCGGCGCTCGCTCCCGCCGCGACGACGATTCCCACGCGGATCGACGGGGGTCCCCGCTGGGCGGTGCGCAGCGACGGCGCGCGCGGATTCCTGTTCCTGAACAACCATCAGCCGGCGATCGCCGCACTGCCCGACCTCGACGGGGTGCACTTCGACGTGCGCCTCGGCGACCACGCGATCACCGTCCCGACCGCGCCGATCGCGGTGCCCGGCGGTGCCTACGCCGTCTGGCCGCTGCGTCAGGCGTACCCGGGCGTTCCCGCGCTCACGGTCACCGCGCAGCCGATCACGCAGATCACCGACGGCGACCGCACCGTCGTGCTGTTCGCGGCGAGCGAGGGGATCGACGTCGAGCTGCAGCTCGAGGGCGTGGACGCCGCCGAGATCTCCGGTGCCGAGGTCCGCGTGGAGGACGAAGCGGTCCGCGCCGTCCCGTCCCTGCCCCCGGGGCTCGACTGCGAGGTTCGTATCGGCGACACGATCCTGGTGTTCCTCGACCGGAAGACCGCCGAGAGCGTGTGGCGAGGCGACGTCGACGGCCGTGACACCGTGATCCTGTGGCCCGGCGGCGGATGGTTCGACGACGACGGATTCCGCGCCGTGCTCGATGACGGGGCGGGCGTCATCGGGGCGTTCCCCGCGCTGCGGGACCCCGATCTCGCACCGCTCCCTGCGGAAGGATCCGTCTTCGCTCGCCATGCGGTCGCGGCCGGGCCTGCTCCCTTGTCGCTCGACGTACCGGCCTTCGGCGCGCGACCGACCGTGCCGGTGCGCACCGGGGGTCCGTCCGGCAGATTCTCGGCACCCACCGACGACGACTTCGCGGATGCCGCGACGGTCGAGGTGCACCTCCCGCGAGGCGCCCTCGAGGCCGGCGCCGGCGAGCGGTCGGTGCTGACCCTCGATTGGACGGGAGATGTGATGCGGGTCATGATCGGCGACAGCCTGATCGCCGACCAGTTCTGGTACGGACGACCGTTCGAGATCGACCTCACCCCGCACCGTGAGGTGCTCGCCACGCAGCCGCTGACCCTGAACGCGTTCGCCTGGGCGGCGCGCTCCCCCGTCTACGTCGCCCCGCGGGTGCGGCCAGGCGGCGGCGAGGACGTGCTGGAGATCCGCTCGGCGGTGGTGCGTCGCACCGCGACGGCATCCTTCCGCTGA
- a CDS encoding siderophore-interacting protein, giving the protein MNAERPWAYSAFPVEVRATRRLSPGFIRITFAGDALEHFANWGTDQRIKLVLPMADGSLADFGLLDEPTPHPSDWYTRWKSLPEGERNVLRTYTPAGIRAEARELDVDFFLHEPAGPASQWAAQAVPGDRVVITGPDRRMGWTGYGLHWHPGEATRLLLVADETAFPAVRGILQTLGEAHRVDVILECADPADDIVSADAGDRADIRLVRRAPGDSAELERAVALWSDEHGEGVRADPAFYAWIAGESGATARVRRLLTAEVGIPKERVSFLGYWKVGGPLVG; this is encoded by the coding sequence ATGAACGCCGAACGACCGTGGGCCTACAGCGCCTTCCCCGTGGAGGTGCGTGCGACGCGTCGACTGAGCCCGGGGTTCATCCGGATCACGTTCGCCGGCGACGCTCTGGAGCACTTCGCGAACTGGGGCACCGACCAGCGCATCAAGCTGGTGCTGCCGATGGCGGACGGCTCGCTCGCGGACTTCGGTCTGCTCGACGAGCCGACCCCGCATCCCTCCGACTGGTACACCCGCTGGAAGAGCCTGCCCGAAGGCGAGCGCAACGTGCTGCGCACCTACACCCCGGCCGGGATCCGGGCGGAGGCGCGCGAGCTCGACGTGGACTTCTTCCTGCACGAGCCTGCGGGCCCCGCATCGCAGTGGGCGGCACAGGCGGTGCCCGGCGACCGCGTGGTGATCACGGGTCCGGATCGACGGATGGGCTGGACGGGGTACGGACTGCACTGGCATCCCGGTGAGGCGACCAGGTTGCTGCTCGTCGCCGACGAGACCGCCTTCCCCGCGGTGCGCGGGATCCTGCAGACGCTCGGCGAGGCGCACCGCGTCGACGTGATCCTCGAGTGCGCGGACCCGGCCGACGACATCGTGTCGGCGGATGCCGGTGATCGCGCCGACATCCGACTCGTCCGCCGCGCACCGGGCGACAGTGCGGAGCTGGAGCGTGCGGTGGCGCTCTGGAGCGACGAGCACGGTGAGGGCGTGCGCGCCGATCCGGCCTTCTACGCCTGGATCGCGGGGGAGTCGGGGGCCACCGCCCGTGTGCGCCGCCTTCTCACCGCCGAGGTCGGCATCCCGAAGGAACGGGTGTCGTTCCTCGGGTACTGGAAGGTCGGCGGTCCGCTCGTCGGGTGA
- a CDS encoding ABC transporter ATP-binding protein, producing the protein MPDLDSPRAHPRPDPRLHADGITLAYDGSAIVHEVSVAIPDGSFTVIIGANACGKSTLLRGLSRLLQPAEGEVVLDGRAIASYPAKEVARRLGLLPQSASAPDGITVTDLVARGRYPHQSLFRQWSDTDEDAVRRALAATGTTDLAARSVDELSGGQRQRVWVAMVLAQETDLLLLDEPTTFLDVAHQVELMELFAELNDRGRTIVAVLHDLNHAARYASHIIAMRAGRIVAEGTPAEVITSERVREVFGLENIVIDDPVTGGPMVVPLRVPARKDAG; encoded by the coding sequence GTGCCTGACCTCGACAGCCCCCGCGCCCACCCCCGCCCCGACCCCCGCCTGCACGCCGACGGAATCACGCTCGCGTACGACGGATCCGCCATCGTGCACGAGGTCAGCGTGGCGATCCCCGACGGCTCGTTCACCGTGATCATCGGTGCGAACGCCTGCGGCAAGTCGACGCTGCTGCGCGGCCTCTCGCGGCTGCTGCAGCCCGCGGAGGGCGAGGTCGTGCTCGACGGGAGGGCCATCGCGTCGTACCCGGCGAAGGAGGTGGCGCGTCGGCTGGGTCTGCTGCCGCAGAGCGCGAGCGCTCCCGACGGCATCACCGTGACCGACCTCGTCGCTCGGGGGCGGTATCCGCACCAGAGCCTGTTCCGTCAGTGGTCCGACACCGACGAGGATGCGGTGCGCCGCGCGCTCGCGGCCACCGGTACGACCGACCTCGCGGCGAGGTCCGTCGACGAGCTCTCCGGCGGGCAGCGGCAGCGGGTGTGGGTGGCGATGGTCCTCGCGCAGGAGACCGACCTGCTGCTGCTCGACGAGCCGACGACCTTCCTCGACGTGGCGCACCAGGTCGAGCTCATGGAGCTGTTCGCCGAGCTCAACGATCGAGGCCGCACGATCGTCGCGGTGCTGCACGACCTGAATCATGCGGCGCGGTACGCCTCGCACATCATCGCGATGCGGGCCGGGCGCATCGTCGCCGAGGGCACTCCCGCCGAGGTCATCACGAGCGAGCGGGTGCGCGAGGTGTTCGGGCTCGAGAACATCGTCATCGACGATCCGGTCACCGGAGGGCCGATGGTGGTCCCGCTCCGCGTGCCCGCGAGGAAGGATGCCGGATGA
- a CDS encoding FecCD family ABC transporter permease, whose translation MALPVRVRSLLVAAISLLVLAALFVLSLGLGSFPLAPDEVVRILLGGGEPIDRTVVWDWRMPRALAAIAVGALLAIAGALFQTVTRNPLASPDILGLSSGAFTGMLLALVFVSASLPARTIGALCGGLAAAAVIWLLAVRGGVQGFRLIIVGIGVSAMLASLNTWMLLQIELDTAMFASAWGAGSLNGVTAAGLGTAVLCAVPFVVAAALLPPRLRQLDLGDDVASATGSRPALVRTLALLIGVVLVAAATTVGGPIAFVALAAPQIARLVARTPHLSLGLAALVGSVLVLASDLVAQHVMPVALPVGVVTVSAGGAYLVLMIILEIRRRA comes from the coding sequence GTGGCGCTGCCTGTCCGGGTGCGCAGCCTGCTGGTCGCCGCGATCTCGCTGCTCGTCCTCGCCGCGCTGTTCGTCCTGTCCCTGGGACTGGGGTCGTTCCCGCTCGCGCCCGACGAGGTGGTGCGCATCCTGCTCGGCGGCGGCGAGCCGATCGACCGCACGGTCGTCTGGGACTGGCGGATGCCGCGGGCCCTGGCGGCCATCGCGGTGGGCGCCCTGCTCGCGATCGCCGGTGCGCTCTTCCAGACCGTCACCCGCAATCCGCTCGCGAGCCCCGACATCCTCGGGTTGTCGAGCGGGGCTTTCACCGGGATGCTGCTCGCTCTGGTCTTCGTCTCCGCCAGCCTTCCGGCCCGCACGATTGGGGCGCTCTGCGGCGGTCTCGCCGCCGCCGCGGTGATCTGGCTGCTCGCCGTGCGAGGCGGCGTGCAGGGGTTCCGGCTCATCATCGTGGGCATCGGCGTCTCGGCGATGCTGGCCTCGCTGAACACCTGGATGCTGCTGCAGATCGAACTCGACACGGCGATGTTCGCCTCGGCGTGGGGCGCGGGATCGCTCAACGGGGTGACCGCCGCGGGCCTGGGCACCGCGGTGCTCTGCGCCGTGCCGTTCGTGGTCGCGGCCGCGCTCCTCCCGCCGCGCCTGCGCCAGCTCGACCTCGGCGACGATGTCGCCTCGGCGACCGGATCCCGCCCCGCGCTGGTGCGCACCCTGGCGCTGCTGATCGGCGTCGTCCTCGTCGCGGCGGCCACCACCGTCGGCGGCCCCATCGCGTTCGTGGCTCTCGCCGCTCCGCAGATCGCACGCCTCGTCGCACGCACCCCGCATCTGTCGCTGGGCCTCGCCGCTCTCGTCGGGAGTGTGCTCGTGCTCGCCTCCGACCTCGTCGCGCAGCACGTGATGCCCGTCGCGCTCCCCGTCGGCGTCGTCACCGTGTCGGCGGGCGGCGCCTACCTCGTCCTCATGATCATCCTGGAGATCCGCCGCCGTGCCTGA
- a CDS encoding FecCD family ABC transporter permease: MTAVSAAGPTAAPLPRRAARAATGTIVLCGALVLAVLLSLTVGANPLSPAAVFDSMAGRGTTETNFVLFELRIPRTAVGLVAGAALGVAGALVQAFTRNPLADPGILGVNAGAAVAVALGVAFLGLHDASEFIWLAFLGALVVTVAVYLVGSAGRGAADPLRLTLAGVALGAVLSGITTGLTLSDPDAFEAMRSWNAGSLLGSGLDDLVAVLPFVVVALLIALVLAAGLNAVGLGDDVARAQGANVVGIRIGVIVAVTVLAGAATAIAGPISFVGLMVPHVIRWTFGVDQRLIIALSAVLAPVVVLLSDVLGRVIIAPAEVPVGIVTALVGAPVLIALARRGKARAL; this comes from the coding sequence GTGACCGCGGTCTCCGCGGCGGGACCGACCGCGGCCCCGCTGCCGCGACGTGCGGCACGGGCAGCGACAGGCACGATCGTCCTGTGCGGCGCTCTCGTGCTGGCCGTGCTGCTCTCGCTCACCGTGGGCGCGAATCCGCTCTCGCCCGCCGCGGTGTTCGACTCGATGGCCGGTCGCGGCACCACCGAGACGAACTTCGTGCTGTTCGAGCTGCGCATCCCCCGCACCGCGGTCGGCCTCGTCGCGGGAGCCGCTCTGGGCGTCGCCGGCGCGCTCGTGCAGGCCTTCACCCGCAACCCGCTCGCCGATCCCGGCATCCTGGGCGTCAATGCGGGAGCAGCGGTGGCGGTCGCCCTCGGGGTGGCGTTCCTCGGGCTCCATGACGCCTCCGAGTTCATCTGGCTGGCGTTCCTCGGAGCACTCGTGGTGACGGTCGCCGTCTACCTCGTCGGGTCGGCCGGCCGCGGCGCCGCCGATCCCCTCCGGCTCACCCTGGCGGGGGTGGCGCTCGGGGCCGTGCTGTCGGGCATCACCACCGGCCTCACGCTGAGCGACCCGGACGCGTTCGAGGCGATGCGCAGCTGGAACGCGGGTTCGCTGCTCGGCAGCGGGCTCGACGACCTCGTCGCGGTGCTCCCCTTCGTGGTCGTCGCGCTGCTGATCGCTCTCGTGCTGGCGGCGGGCCTGAACGCGGTGGGCCTCGGCGACGACGTCGCGCGCGCACAGGGCGCCAACGTCGTCGGCATCCGCATCGGCGTGATCGTGGCGGTCACCGTGCTGGCCGGCGCCGCGACCGCGATCGCCGGGCCGATCTCGTTCGTCGGGCTGATGGTGCCGCACGTGATCCGGTGGACGTTCGGGGTGGATCAGCGACTCATCATCGCGCTGTCCGCGGTGCTCGCTCCCGTGGTGGTGCTGCTCTCCGACGTTCTGGGGCGAGTGATCATCGCGCCGGCGGAGGTGCCCGTCGGCATCGTCACCGCACTGGTGGGCGCGCCGGTGCTGATCGCCCTCGCCCGACGCGGGAAGGCGCGTGCACTGTGA